The Algoriphagus sp. TR-M9 genome has a window encoding:
- the gloA2 gene encoding SMU1112c/YaeR family gloxylase I-like metalloprotein, with amino-acid sequence MLNIEHIHHIAIICSDYERSKKFYTELLGLKIIREVYRKERNSYKLDLSLNGDYVIELFSFPAPPPRISRPEATGLRHLAFAVSDMEECIKSLEEKGLNAEPIRIDEFTGKRFTFIADPDDLPIEFYEF; translated from the coding sequence ATGCTGAACATAGAGCACATCCACCATATCGCAATCATTTGTAGTGATTATGAACGTTCCAAAAAGTTTTATACCGAACTACTGGGCTTAAAAATCATACGAGAAGTTTATCGCAAAGAGCGTAACTCCTACAAGTTGGATTTAAGTCTTAATGGCGACTATGTTATTGAGCTTTTTTCCTTTCCCGCTCCTCCTCCCAGAATTTCCAGACCTGAAGCTACGGGACTGAGGCATTTGGCTTTTGCGGTGAGTGATATGGAAGAATGCATAAAAAGTCTTGAAGAAAAAGGGCTAAATGCTGAGCCCATTCGGATAGATGAGTTTACCGGAAAGCGCTTTACTTTTATCGCAGACCCGGATGATTTGCCCATAGAATTCTACGAATTCTAA
- a CDS encoding RagB/SusD family nutrient uptake outer membrane protein has translation MKKILKSIFVVALLMNFSCAEDYLDTVPTDAVSSESVFTTTTNAMTALNGIHRSLLLRYDSQGQAGEGAVMIMREVMSDDVVMTTTGNGWYVSISRWLNHNVQTSGDVRFVWRFYYKVIGNANMIIANIDDAEGPQEEKDEIKGQALAYRAWAHFQLVQHFAERYAAGGGNSQDGVPIVTEPITEGGARNTVEEVYTQVNADLDAAIALLDESRNAKSHLNINVVNGIKARVLLTQGRFAEAAPFANAAREGYDLMSESDLYAGFNNYENGEWIWGSHQVDDQQTYFASFFAYMSLNFSSTNIRNNPKAISMKLYDMISDTDYRKGLWDPNASDPELRDPYIDEMTLSSFAKIDYMNRKFIAQGNASSVGDVPYMRASEMILLEAEALARSGSDAAAAALLTEFMEARDPEYTLPATSGEGLIEAIMIQRRIELWGEGFRWFDLKRLNLPLDRTGSNHVESVINGKFEEPAGTTNWQWQIPISELNANENMVQNPS, from the coding sequence ATGAAGAAAATACTTAAATCAATATTCGTAGTTGCATTGCTGATGAACTTTAGCTGTGCAGAAGATTATCTAGATACTGTGCCTACAGATGCAGTATCTTCAGAATCTGTATTTACCACGACTACCAATGCGATGACGGCATTGAACGGCATTCATCGTTCTCTACTGCTTCGTTATGATAGCCAGGGTCAAGCAGGTGAAGGAGCGGTGATGATCATGAGAGAGGTGATGTCTGATGACGTAGTGATGACCACTACCGGTAACGGTTGGTATGTATCTATATCCAGATGGCTAAACCATAATGTGCAAACCAGCGGTGACGTTCGCTTCGTATGGAGATTCTATTACAAAGTGATCGGTAATGCCAATATGATCATTGCTAATATCGATGATGCTGAAGGCCCACAGGAAGAAAAAGACGAGATCAAAGGTCAGGCTTTGGCTTACAGAGCTTGGGCGCATTTCCAATTAGTACAACATTTTGCTGAGCGTTATGCTGCTGGTGGTGGTAATAGCCAAGATGGGGTTCCAATAGTGACGGAGCCAATCACTGAAGGTGGAGCCAGAAATACGGTAGAAGAAGTTTATACTCAGGTAAATGCTGATTTGGATGCCGCTATAGCTCTTTTGGATGAAAGCCGAAATGCCAAGTCTCACTTGAATATCAACGTTGTAAATGGGATCAAAGCCCGCGTATTGCTTACTCAAGGTAGGTTTGCGGAAGCTGCACCTTTTGCAAATGCTGCTAGAGAAGGTTACGATCTGATGTCTGAGTCTGATCTATATGCTGGATTCAACAACTATGAAAATGGGGAGTGGATCTGGGGTTCACATCAGGTGGATGATCAGCAGACTTACTTTGCTTCATTCTTTGCTTACATGTCTTTGAACTTTAGCTCTACCAACATTAGAAACAATCCTAAGGCGATCAGCATGAAGCTTTATGATATGATCTCTGATACGGATTACCGTAAAGGTCTTTGGGATCCTAACGCTTCCGATCCTGAGCTGAGAGATCCTTATATCGATGAGATGACGCTTTCATCTTTCGCTAAGATTGATTACATGAACCGTAAGTTTATCGCTCAGGGTAATGCATCCTCTGTAGGTGATGTGCCTTACATGAGAGCTTCTGAAATGATTCTTTTGGAAGCTGAAGCTTTGGCTAGATCAGGCAGCGATGCTGCAGCGGCTGCCCTTTTGACTGAATTCATGGAAGCAAGAGATCCAGAATACACATTGCCGGCAACAAGCGGTGAAGGTCTAATCGAAGCAATCATGATTCAAAGAAGAATCGAACTTTGGGGTGAAGGTTTCAGATGGTTTGATCTGAAGCGTTTGAATCTTCCATTGGACAGAACAGGCTCTAATCACGTAGAATCTGTAATCAATGGTAAATTTGAAGAACCTGCTGGAACTACAAACTGGCAGTGGCAAATTCCAATTTCTGAATTGAACGCTAACGAAAATATGGTTCAGAACCCTTCTTAA